DNA from Agarilytica rhodophyticola:
ACAACGACTGGATGGGCAATGACATCACATGAATTAATTATCAGCGGTACAGCCAATTTCAAGCATAGTCGTTACGACGGGGGTGGGATGCGATTTTTAAAATTTAATGCTTGGCTACGAGATTTACATACATCCATCGATGGCATAGACGTAATTTACTTCGAGGAGGTTAGGCGGCACATAGGGACAGACGCGGCGCATGTGTACGGCGGATTCTTAGCAACACTCACGGCGTTTGGTGAGCAAGAAAATATTCCTTACCAAGGTGTGCCTGTCGGGACAATTAAAAAACATATCACCGGCAAAGGTAATGCGAGCAAACAGGCTATGATCGATTCGGTGAGACGTTTAGGCTATGAACCTGCTGACGATAACGAGGCAGATGCGCTAGGACTGCTCATGTGGGCGCAGGATCAACGAACAGGGAGGCACTAATGCATCGGCATAGCTGGGATAACAAAACCGTAGCACGGCGTTTTGAGGAGTGTGTTAGCGTGTTAAGCAAGTTACCAGGAAATATATCACTGGGCCATAGAAATTATTGGCCTGAAATTAAATATACACCACGCGAAATTGCTCGGATGGAAAAAATAAAAAAATACACGATATTACAACCACTCCCCGATGCCATTGATCGCGCAGAAGAAACCCTAGCTTGGATTACGCTAGTCGATGAGCCAGAGTGGCGTAAACTAATTTGGCTTAGGGCACAGCGGATGTCGTGGCGAGCCATTGCGCGAGAAGTGGGTTATCCGAAAACAACGGCACAGCGGTATTGGAATGAAGCGCTTAGGGCTATTAGTAATAATTTAGAAGTACCGGTAAGTGGCGGTAACTCCTGGTAAGAAGTCTTAAAAAACGGGTGGGACAAATTCTGCGTTTGGGCGTATAGTTTGCCCTATCCTGAGACAAGAACCAGCAAGCACCGCTCGAAATATTTATTTAAAAAATTATTAAACCGCAGTTGAGACTATCGCTGCGGTTTTTTTATGCCTGGAAAAAATTATGGACTCTGCCGTTAAAAAATCACCACTCAAAGCCATTCGGCAGAAATGCTTGGACTGTGCCGAAATACAACCACACATTCGAAGGTGTGAATTTACAACATGCCCTCTCCACCCCTACCGAATGGGTAAGCATATTTTTTATAGGAAAGCCAAGCCTGATAATTATCGATCACCAGTCAAGGCCATAAGGGCTGAATGCTTGGATTGTTGTCACGGATCATCCAGTGAGGTCAAACGATGCCAAGCAGAATCTTGCGCACTATGGCACTACCGCTTAGGTAAAAATCCTTTTGTTGATCCTGAACACAGCCAACGACTTCGTGAGCGCATGTTGAAGGCTAGAAATAGCGCATCTGACAGAGAAAATAGTATTCATACGGTTATCGAGACGTAAGGTATACCTCATAAGACTTTTTTTATTTTAGTCAATCAAATGACGGGGTTATGATGTGTTGTCGCTATAGGGGGTGACTGGAGTGCTTGAAACTATGATTGTTTAAAATAAGGCTATCTGATTGAGAATAATCAATAACACCTGTGAAGTGGTAGGTTGGCCTACCCTCATAAGTGATAATTGTTTTCTTCCAATCAGATAAGCCTTTTTCAACGAATGAAGTCTATTGTTATATCCGATCACCACATATTAAAACTTGCTGGATACTATCCAAAGATATCTCACATGATTAAACAAACATTTTTCACGTTATTAATTTTATTCTTTATCGCGGTGATTGGGGGTGCTGGATTTATTATTTACGATGGGATTAAGCACATGTAACATTTGTGTTTAGTGGCATATTTTTCTCGCGCTATTTTTTACGGTAATTTATTTACTATTTTCTTACATTAATATTAGTTTTGAAAAAAATTAATTTGATTGAAACTTTTATTAATTACCACAGTCTTATTTGTAAACCAGCTCATAACACTTAAAAAACTTCGCCGAACATCTGCGATCTCCTTCGAAAATAACCAAAAAGGTACTTGGTTGAAATAAGCGCCAAGCGGGCCTCCACACCGCCGAATTTCGCTAGCGATAGATATTGTTAAGTGGTTCGCAGTTCGCGGTTCGCACTATATCTCATCAATTATTAAAAACACGTCATCGTCATCTAGCCTTAAAAAATAGGGTAATACTGTATTTACTAAATAACATCATCGCCTTCTTGGAGTGCGAACCTCATTGTTGTAGGTTCGCACCTCGTTAATACTTGTCCATTTATTTTTCTTTTTATATTTTCCACGTATTAATTTTACTAAGGTTTGTATATGGCGCACATCGCTGTAGGCTCGGTGGTACAATGGCCACTTAAAAAACTCATTCCCTATGCTCGTAATGCCCGTACACATGATGATACCCAAGTCTCCCAAATCGCTGCCAGTATTGTCGAATTTGGTTTTGTTAATCCTATCCTAGTCTCGAGTGACGGAACGATTATCGCAGGCCATGGCCGCCTCATGGCCGCACAACAATTACAACTTGAAAAAGCCCCGGTGATTATTCTAGATCATCTAACAGAATCACAAAGGCGGGCGCTCGTTATCGCGGATAATAAACTCGCAGAAAACGCTGGATGGAACGACGAACTACTTGCCTTGGAACTTGGTGATTTAAAAGACCTAGGGTTTAATCTCGATATCATTGGCTTTTCGGATGACGAGCTAGATGAATTACTGGATTTTGATAGCGCATCGGATAGCCAAGGCAACGAGGATGAGGTGCCTGAGCCAGAAGAAAGTGTGATCAGTCAAGTCGGTGATATATGGTTGCTAGGCGATCATAAATTATTATGTGGAGATGCCACTAGCCGTGAGGATATTAATACGCTACTGGGGGATGAGTTGGTCGATATGACCTTTACCGATCCGCCTTATAATGTGGATTATGGCAGTAACCAGCGCGATAAAATACGTTTTAACAGTCGTCCTATACTCAACGATAATCTAGGCGAGGGCTTTTACACATTTTTAAAAGACGCGCTAACGCATATCCTCGATAAAACTAAAGGCGCGTGTTATATCTGTATGTCCTCCAGCGAACTGGATACCTTACAAAAGGCATTTCGTGATGCCGGTGGCCGTTGGTCGACATTTATTATTTGGGCGAAAAATCATTTTACATTAGGCCATTCCGATTATCAGCGACAATATGAATCGATTCTCTATGGTTGGAAACAGGGTAGCGATCACTTCTGGTGTGGTGATAGAAATCAAACCGATCTATGGTTTTTTAATAAGCCCAATAAAAGTGACTTGCATCCCACAATGAAGCCGGTCGAGCTTGTGGAGAAAGCGATTAGAAATTCCAGTAAAAGTCGGGATATTGTATTAGACCCGTTTGGTGGCTCTGGCAGTACCTTAATTGCCTGTGAGAAAGCTAACCGCCGTGCAAGGCTAGTAGAGCTTGACCCTAAATATGTGGACGTTATTATTCGTCGTTGGCAAGAATATTCAGGGGGTGAAGCCACGAGGCTGTTGGATTCACTTACCTTTAACAGCCTAGAGGTAACGTCGGCTTAGCCTCTAGGGTGAGGTTAGCCGTGTGCAAATACGGAGGGCTTCCTTATCCCAGTCATTATTGTTGTAGTCGATGCGCTGTGTGATGATTTCGCTTAAAAAGTCTCGAATAATGGGGCGTATATCAAAATCATCCTCCAATGTTTCGAGAAGATCGTATAAATCATCGTCGCCGATAATGTCGACTAAGTGATGAGTCGCTTGGTTACAAGGTATTGGCTTTTTCATCAATACTTGTAATTCGTTTGCGATTTTTTTTGTTTTAGGTAATGCCCATGTGCCCATTTTAATTTCCTCGCTTGATGTGTGTTTCTGTAGGGACATTAACGCTCGTTCCGACGACTACATCAAGTCATTGATGCGTATATTTTTATTTCTCATTCGATGCGCGGATTAAATATTTATTCTAGAGAATAATATGGCATATTCTTGGGTTAATCGTACCCGTTGATTGGCTCCAAATCGCCACTCGTGGCGTCGCTCGAATACTGAAGGTGGTGCAAACAAGGTGCTTCTGGATTCACAAACATGACGCCACCCGTAACGTGTAGTATGACGCCGTATTTTTGGGATAAGCGTGTCAGTTCTTCTGTGAATTTTTTGAATTGTTCTTCTTGCGAATATTGTTCTTTTTGTAATTTTTTTATAGTGTCGTTGTCTATGCCTGAGTATGTGTCGATAGTCATGGTATTCTCCGCTGGATTTTGTGTGAAAGCATTAATACTTTGTAGGTGTACAGAGTCAAGTTGATAATGACTAAGTTTCATAGTGATAAGTGGTGATGGTGTATTTTTCATGATGTCATAATGGAGGCTAAGTATTAGCCCCCGAATATCGATAGTTATAGTTAAGGGTTAAATTTCTTTAGCGATGCTAGGGACATCGATACGACCATCAGCAATAGCGTTGAGTGTGTCGATATCAAGCGATTCAAGTACCGTTTTTATTTTTTTAGTCAGTATGTTTTGGGCTTCAGTTTGCCAATTGTCCATACTACCGATGTATCCTGTTTTGATTGCCTTAGCGCCAATATTGCTTCTTAATGCAGCCTTAGCTTGTACCTTATACATATTAATATCGTTATATTGCTTTGATTCACAAATATCCTTTAGGTCTTTATCGGTGAAGTAGCTTTTATACTCATTAAAATGTCGGTGGCAGGCGGGATCAATCGTAGCGATGACTTTTTTAACAAGATCTAATCGTGATTCAGCCATTTTAATAGTTCTCTGCGTTGTTTTTGTGTGGGGACATTAACGCTCTTTCTGGCGACTACATCAAGTCAATGATGGATATATTTTATATCTTTTATTAAAAATAAAGCCCACATATTAAGAATGCGGACTTTTACTATTATCCTTAAAAAACTTTTATTCTATTTCTAATTCGATGTACGAAAATTTCCAGTTGATTGGCGTTAGTCCGCCATCGTTAGGTTCACTATCGTATTCAATATAGGTAAGTTCTGGGTTGTTGGGGGAGGTAATCTCAATGGTGCTATCGGTATCGCATAGCGTTAAGACAATGCCGTATTTTTTGGTGATTGTTGCGAGGTCTTCAGTGAATTTTTTTAACCGTAGTGTTTCATTTTTAGTAAGCGTGTCTTTGCCAAAGAGTTTTTTCATCTGAGTGCCTTGTGTCATTAGTGTGTGTTATGAGATGAAAGCTTCATTCACGGTGTAGATCAAGTGAATGAAGCGCTATTGACAGGTGGCTAATAGAGTTTATGCGTTTGCCATTGGTTATCATCGTAGACATAAAGAAAGTTAGCGTCGTTTCTCTCGGCTACTATTATCAATTGCTCAATACTGTTAGCATATTGGGGTTTGCAGCGGTGCCAGGGGTTATTGTGATCCCGATGGTAAGCATATACCTCGTTATTCTCTATATACGATAAGCTGCCTAAGGCAATCAATGCGTTCGCGTCTTCAGAGGAATTATGATACTCCCTTAATGTCGGGCCTACACCACAACCAGTATCATGGCCATCGTGATGACAATATATTGCGTAATAACCGTCGCCTTTTTTTAAGGCTATTGTGGATCGCGTACTCATTTTTTTCTCCGTTACGTGTCGTGTTTAGGTCTAGACATTAACGCTCGCTTCGACGATGACATCAAGTCAATGATGTGATTTTTTAAAACGTCGCTAAATAGCAAGCGGCGTGTGCCGCCAGAGATCATTCGCATAGATATAAATATGATGGGCGTTAGCTTTAACACCTTCGTCCAGCGCAATGCCGATATCTTTATATGTGGTATCAGGGTGGTGGTTTTTGTGGCCAATCGTAAAAAGGCGAATACTGTCGGCATATAGGGTATGAATATTGCCAACCTGAATAAGTTGATAGATGCTATCTAGTGTGTTGTAGTGCTGATGTAAAATATCGCCCAGACCACCCTTATGATTATTATGGTGGTTATAAAAACAATAAACGGCGTGATAAGTACTTTTATTTTTTACTAGCAACATAGCTTTGTTTGTATCTACTTTTGCCTCTGAATTTTTTGCTGTCATTATCGGAGTTCCTTTGGCGAATTACAGGGTGTTGTGTTCCATTCAGGCGTCACTTACCGACAAGGTCAAGTCAATGAAGCGCTATTTTTATAGTATTTAGATATTTTAATGGCCTGAACTTATCGAAGGTGTTGGGTCTTTTTTTAATGTGTATGTGCGCGATCCATCTTTATCTTTCGATGAGACTATTTTGTGTCCCTTAGTTTTTAAAGTACTTATAGCGCCCCTCACGCTATGTTTCTGCCAAGAGGTAGCCTCGCATAAAGCCTCAAGCGTTGCCCCTTCCTTGGCGCTCACAAGCTGGAGAATAATATCATTCTTGCTCGTTTTGCTTTTCTCCCTAGGTGCAAGGCCAATGGCTTTAAATCCGTTGGCGTTAATAGTGTAGTCACCGTTCTTCTCGTCGATAAATTGTTTTTTGATAAGGCTGCTAATAACACGCGACTCGATGCCTTTATTGATAGTGTTCGGCAGTGGATATATCGAGCCTGTTTCTCTTTGCGCCGCGTTAGATAAAATGGTGGTTTGTGTATTGGTAAGTTTTATCATGATAGATATCTCTTTATTTTTTACTTGTAAGTTTGAGGCGATGAAGGGCTACATGTTGTAGCCGCTCTCTTATGATGTTGTTTATACTCATTCTTTTTATTTAGTATTTAGCTGCGTTTCCTGGTGCGTATTCGCCTTCTTTAAATACTTTGTCCGTCAAGTGCTTTAATAATTCGGCGTAATCGGTAATGTCGGTAACATGTCCCCAATGTATCTTGTCTTGATTAACATTAAATAAATTTTCGTTGTGCTGCTGCAGGCGTTGTAGCGCCTTATTAATCTGATTTTTTTTAGCGGTAAATGCTGCTTTGGGGCTTTTGGGTTCGTCAAAATTAATCATTATATTTGCCTTTTGTATTGCATGTTTGTAGGGACATTAACCCTTCACCTGCCGAACACATCAAGCGGTTTTTTATTGTTTTTTTAGTCACGATGACTTGCTTTCTTTCTTCATTTGAGTGATGTATTTTTTATGTAGGGAACATGACTATGGGAATCTCTATTCGTACCTATGCCCGCCATCGGGGGGGATACTGCCGTGTGCAAAGCGATAAAAACAGGCCGTATTGCAAAAGAGAGCGATGGTTCCATTGATATAGAGAAAGCCGACAAAGAATGGCATATGAATACTGACACTACTTTTTCTCACCCGAATGAAAAAAGCCTCAATGGCACACTGTAGTTTTTGCACTAGATTTATAAGTTATTGTGTAGAAGATATTAATATATCCTGGTAAAGGTTCATTGTATTTAGTTTTTAATGGTTGTAATATGTGCCACTGCTTAATGATACTACTCTAGTAATTAGTAAAATTTTTTATGCTATAATTTTATAGATTTGGAAGGTTTTTTGTCTAAATCAAAAGATACAAACTGTGAAGCGCGTAATGCCTAAACCAAAAATTACAATGCTATTCATTGGCTGATGTGTTAGTAGCTAGTGCGCTTTTTAATGAGCATCAAATAGTTTATATGATTGATAGGTTGTCAATATAATGCAGTATAGGAAGAAATAGTAATGGAAAAGAAACATGATACTTAAGCTGAACGTATAATATTTTAATTTCAAAAAAATAATCCTCTCAAAGAGTTTTACTTGATACTTTAGCTGTTATTAATATAGAAAACTACGGTTAGAATTATGAAAAAAAAGTTAACAACTGTTGCTGGCTGTCCTGTAGCAGATAATCAAAATGTAAAAACAGCTGGTCCACGTGGGCCTCAACTGTTAGAAGATGTGTGGTTTTTAGAAAAGTTGGCGCATTTTGATCGGGAGGTAATACCTGAGCGTCGTATGCATGCTAAAGGTTCTGGAGCTTATGGTGTTTTTACCGTCACTCATGATATCACGTGTTATACGCGAGCTAAAATCTTCTCTGAAGTAGGTAAAAAAACAGAGTTGTTTACCCGGTTTACGACGGTTGCTGGTGAGCGTGGTGCTGCTGATGCAGAGCGCGATATTAGAGGATTTGCTGTAAAATTTTATACTGAAGAAGGTAACTGGGACTTAGTGGGTAATAATACCCCCGTTTTCTTTCTGAGAGATCCTCTCAAGTTTCCCGATCTAAATCATGCTGTAAAACGTGATCCTAGGACGAATATGAGAAGTGCTGAAAATAACTGGGATTTTTGGACATCGTTACCCGAGGCGCTTCACCAAATTACTATTGTTATGAGTGATAGAGGTATACCTGAGACATATCGTCATATGCATGGATTTGGTAGCCATACCTTCAGCATGATTAATAAAGATAACGAGCGTGTCTGGGTTAAATTTCATCTTAAATCTAACCAGGGAATTAAGAACTTGAGTGACGCAGAAGCGGAAACTCTTATCGGCAAAGACAGGGAAAGCCATCAGCGCGACTTATACGAATCTATCGAAAAAGGCGATTACCCTTCTTGGAAACTCTATATTCAAGTCATGACAGAAGAGAGGGCTCAAGAGGTTACATTTAACCCATTCGACCTGACAAAAATTTGGCCTCATAATGATTTCCCTCTTATTGAGGTGGGCGTAATGGAATTAAATAAAAATCCGGAGAACTTTTTTGCTGAAGTTGAACAATCTGCTTTTAATCCGGCAAATGTGGTGCCTGGTATTAGTTTTTCCCCTGATAAAATGCTTCAAGGGCGCCTATTCTCTTATGGCGATGCGCAACGCTATCGCCTTGGAGTCAACCACCATCAAATACCAGTGAATGCTCCTCGTTGTCCGGTGCATAGTTATCATAGGGATGGTCCAATGAGGGTGGACGGTAATGCTGGTGGTACTATCGGTTACGAGCCTAATACTAAAGGCGAATGGCAGGAACAACCTAATTACTCTGAGCCTTCTTTGGCACTTTCTGGTGCTGCTGATCGTTGGAGTCATCGAGAAGATGAAGACTATTTTACCCAACCGGGTAATTTGTTCAGATTGATGAGTAAGGCTCAAAAACAAGTGTTGTTTGAGAATACTGCTCGATCTGTGGGTGGTGCATCCATGGAAATACAAAAGCGACACATCGCTCATTGTTTAAAAGCTGATCCTGATTATGGCAAAGGGGTTGCTGCAGCTCTGAACATTGAAATATAACAAACCTACAGATGATGTTGTAATACGATAAAATGGCTTTCGTATCTCTGTAGAAATACGAAACTATTAATTAGCGGCATAGACTAGTGAATGGGAATAGATATTCTAATAAATTTATTAATACTCCTAGTCTATTTTTTCGTGATAAAAGTACTATTTTTGAAAAATTAATTTATCTACTTTTATGGAGGTAGAAAATGACTATACCTACAGTAGAGAGTCTAAAAAAGGTGCTCGCTGACAATTATGCGCTATATTTAAAGACGCAAAATTATCATTGGAACGTAGAGGGTTCAGATTTTAAAGTTCTTCATACTCTATTTGAAGAACAATATATCGATTTGGCCGCTGCAATAGATAAAGTCGCTGAGCTTATACGTGGATTAGGCGAAAAAGCTCCCGGAACTTGGAAAGACTATGAAGCGCTGACTTCGATTAGTGATGGAGATGTAAATGCGAGTTCTAATGGAATGCTTAAGGACTTGCTTCAAGATCAAGACATCATACAAGGTAGTTTGCAGGAAGCTCTAAGTGTGGCACAAGAAGCAAATGACGAAGTTGTTATTGGTGTGTTGGTGGAGCGTTTAACGGCACATCGTAAAAATAAATGGATGTTAAAAAGTAGTATCTAAAACCTACCGAAAAATTTTAATATATACCTGATTTTAGTAGCTATCCTATTGGAAATATTGCTTTTGGATATGCCATACTAAATTTCATTTTTTTTGCTTTTTATGTCTAAATATGTAAGTTTAAATATTAAAACTAGAAAAGTTTACGTAAGAGTATGAGCTTTTTCGTGGCGGCCTATTTGAGGTCGCTCATGTCGGTTGTAAGTTGTTCTTAAAATATTAGATTTTGGGAGAGGATGGAACATAAGAGTTATAGCCCTTACGTACTCCGTTGCCGGTTTTGAGGATGGAAATATTATCCTGTGTGACTCGAATTATACTCTGGCTTACTAAGATTAATTTATTTTGTGAACTATTAAATCATTTAATTTTTATTGTAGTCTTTCATAAGGAAAGTGTAAGTTGCTTTCTCTGTTAATTAGGATTTAATCTTAACTAGCTCTAATTGCAGGTTGATAGTTGATTGCTCATCGTTGATATTGGTAGATATAGTTTTATAAGTGTTGTGCCAGAATGTGGTTTTTCATCAATAAGTATTCTTATGTCTGTGTTTAGTTCAAATCTCTAGACGTTATCGAACGCCTTGAAAAGTAAAACGTGTTGGTAATGGACAGTAATATGGGCTCGGCTCATAGTTATGATCTGTTTTATGGCTGAGTGTATATCTTTTGGCTAGAATAAGCGTTCCTATAGCTTTAATGAAAATTTATCCCCTCCTAAAATGTGGTTAACTATTTGCCAATGCTTGGACAATAAATTTTTAAAAAATGGTTTTATCTTTGAGCGCAGATTAAATTACTTGTGATACAATAGAATTTATAGGATAGCGTTATAGTATTTCGATCACTGGTGCTTTGTTTTAGCAAAATAGGCTCTCCAACAGCATTTTATATTGTTACAACATGATAGTTTTATATCCACAATTTGCTATTCTAGAAATACTTTTTTCTATGTCTAAAGAGTTGGCGATAGTATTAATTTTTTTCTAGCGATCTTTTTTATTTTGATGTTTTTTTACATTATCCTAAGAGTCAATGTTTATTTTTTGTTGAAAAAATTACGTATCTTTTTACTAATAGTAAATGTGTCTTCATTTAAGGCAAAATGCCCCGTGTCTAGAGTGTTATAATCAATTATTTTTACATCTTTTTTATTATAGGCTTCAGCTCCTGACTCTGGAAAAATTTTGTCATTTTTTTCCAAGCAATTAGCATAGGCGACTGGTTATCACGCAAATATTTTTGCCATACTGGATAAAGCGGAATGTTATTTCTATAGTCATAAAGTAGATTAAGATTAATTTCTTTTACACCAGGGAGGTTCATTATGGCAAAATCATAATGCTATGCATCGGGGTTAATAGCTTTCGGGTTTCGGGTACTATGTGTGTGCTGCCATT
Protein-coding regions in this window:
- a CDS encoding Dps family protein, with product MTIPTVESLKKVLADNYALYLKTQNYHWNVEGSDFKVLHTLFEEQYIDLAAAIDKVAELIRGLGEKAPGTWKDYEALTSISDGDVNASSNGMLKDLLQDQDIIQGSLQEALSVAQEANDEVVIGVLVERLTAHRKNKWMLKSSI
- a CDS encoding crossover junction endodeoxyribonuclease RuvC — protein: MDNLNLLSLDLGTTTGWAMTSHELIISGTANFKHSRYDGGGMRFLKFNAWLRDLHTSIDGIDVIYFEEVRRHIGTDAAHVYGGFLATLTAFGEQENIPYQGVPVGTIKKHITGKGNASKQAMIDSVRRLGYEPADDNEADALGLLMWAQDQRTGRH
- a CDS encoding site-specific DNA-methyltransferase — protein: MAHIAVGSVVQWPLKKLIPYARNARTHDDTQVSQIAASIVEFGFVNPILVSSDGTIIAGHGRLMAAQQLQLEKAPVIILDHLTESQRRALVIADNKLAENAGWNDELLALELGDLKDLGFNLDIIGFSDDELDELLDFDSASDSQGNEDEVPEPEESVISQVGDIWLLGDHKLLCGDATSREDINTLLGDELVDMTFTDPPYNVDYGSNQRDKIRFNSRPILNDNLGEGFYTFLKDALTHILDKTKGACYICMSSSELDTLQKAFRDAGGRWSTFIIWAKNHFTLGHSDYQRQYESILYGWKQGSDHFWCGDRNQTDLWFFNKPNKSDLHPTMKPVELVEKAIRNSSKSRDIVLDPFGGSGSTLIACEKANRRARLVELDPKYVDVIIRRWQEYSGGEATRLLDSLTFNSLEVTSA
- a CDS encoding DUF3489 domain-containing protein, producing the protein MIKLTNTQTTILSNAAQRETGSIYPLPNTINKGIESRVISSLIKKQFIDEKNGDYTINANGFKAIGLAPREKSKTSKNDIILQLVSAKEGATLEALCEATSWQKHSVRGAISTLKTKGHKIVSSKDKDGSRTYTLKKDPTPSISSGH
- a CDS encoding DUF6362 family protein → MHRHSWDNKTVARRFEECVSVLSKLPGNISLGHRNYWPEIKYTPREIARMEKIKKYTILQPLPDAIDRAEETLAWITLVDEPEWRKLIWLRAQRMSWRAIAREVGYPKTTAQRYWNEALRAISNNLEVPVSGGNSW
- a CDS encoding catalase — encoded protein: MKKKLTTVAGCPVADNQNVKTAGPRGPQLLEDVWFLEKLAHFDREVIPERRMHAKGSGAYGVFTVTHDITCYTRAKIFSEVGKKTELFTRFTTVAGERGAADAERDIRGFAVKFYTEEGNWDLVGNNTPVFFLRDPLKFPDLNHAVKRDPRTNMRSAENNWDFWTSLPEALHQITIVMSDRGIPETYRHMHGFGSHTFSMINKDNERVWVKFHLKSNQGIKNLSDAEAETLIGKDRESHQRDLYESIEKGDYPSWKLYIQVMTEERAQEVTFNPFDLTKIWPHNDFPLIEVGVMELNKNPENFFAEVEQSAFNPANVVPGISFSPDKMLQGRLFSYGDAQRYRLGVNHHQIPVNAPRCPVHSYHRDGPMRVDGNAGGTIGYEPNTKGEWQEQPNYSEPSLALSGAADRWSHREDEDYFTQPGNLFRLMSKAQKQVLFENTARSVGGASMEIQKRHIAHCLKADPDYGKGVAAALNIEI